A stretch of the Siniperca chuatsi isolate FFG_IHB_CAS linkage group LG24, ASM2008510v1, whole genome shotgun sequence genome encodes the following:
- the gemin8 gene encoding gem-associated protein 8 isoform X1: MVRKEDISTVMSWFSSPVYSRYWQHYQQAMAWHQTHRRAYRKALEAAYGPGCRREPYPSSHRRYADWHAREWDGKDAEDGDEQSSSDSEIECDVSNMEISEELRQYFAQTEKHREELKKQQQMEAEQQDSYVPADQDLHGASWRRSSAAPPSERPGERRGAEMKKLYGEDAAKILAMEAAMQLTFDRNCDLKRPKYWPVIPLKL; encoded by the exons ATGGTACGGAAG GAGGACATTAGCACTGTGATGTCCTGGTTTTCCAGCCCCGTGTACAGCCGCTACTGGCAGCACTACCAGCAGGCGATGGCCTGGCACCAGACACACAGGCGTGCCTACCGAAAGGCCTTGGAGGCTGCCTACGGCCCTGGCTGCCGCCGGGAGCCATATCCCAGCAGCCACCGGCGCTATGCAGACTGGCACGCCAGAGAGTGGGACGGCAAAGACGCAGAGGATGGAGATGAGCAGAGCAGCTCGGACAGCGAGATCGAGTGCGACGTCAGCAACATGGAGATCAGCGAGGAACTTCGGCAGTACTTCGCCCAGACAGAGAAGCACAGAGAGGAACTGA agaagcagcagcagatggaggCCGAGCAGCAGGACAGCTACGTGCCGGCCGACCAGGACCTGCACGGCGCCTCCTGGCGGCGAAGCAGCGCAGCTCCTCCCTCCGAGAGACCTGGCGAGAGACGCGGGGCCGAGATGAAGAAGCTGTATGGCGAGGACGCGGCTAAGATCCTGGCCATGGAGGCAGCAATGCAGCTCACTTTCGACAGAAACTGTGACCTCAAACGGCCCAAGTACTGGCCCGTTATCCCACTGAAGCTCTGA
- the LOC122872375 gene encoding uncharacterized protein LOC122872375 isoform X1, whose translation MDQWKLWLVLLLLCLCFDCTEEILVKTIGSEPDVTPICTDATLSIITLIVCKISTERSRGAECRLLYQHGQDFVHECDSRFTLMTKNQTVFLHLTSLKPEDRGNYTCECSHARGTDTLYLSITVKGEASTFSTMTILISTSVIGSGTAFIIVTGFVIGLILRNSCCRDSTRSGPSGLSECQTSCSLVSNVFFGFIPFNIDKDDPDNLYTSLQQPSSDVYLTISSVHHQHHNKTNSAGDSTATVHLDLDKDGRETDHNCKIYENS comes from the exons ATGGATCAATGGAAACTTTGGCTTGTCCTGCttctcctgtgtttgtgttttgactgTACTGAAG AGATTCTTGTGAAAACCATTGGGAGTGAACCAGATGTCACTCCAATATGCACCGATGCTACACTGAGTATCATCACACTGATAGTGTGTAAGATCAGCACAGAGAGGAGCCGGGGAGCAGAGTGTCGTCTGCTGTATCAACATGGACAGGACTTTGTGCACGAATGTGACTCCAGGTTCACACTTATGACAAAGAATCAGACTGTGTTTCTCCACCTGACCAGTTTAAAACCAGAGGACAGAGGGAACTACACCTGTGAGTGTTCACATGCTCGTGGAACAGATACTCTCTATCTCAGTATCACTGTGAAag GAGAGGCCAGCACTTTCAGCACTATGACAATACTCATTTCTACCTCTGTGATTGGTAGTGGTACTGCATTTATCATTGTAACTGGATTTGTCATTGGGCTTATCCTGAGAAACAGTTGTTGCAG AGACAGTACCAGGTCAGGACCATCTGGATTATCTGAATGTCAAACCTCCTGCTCTTTGGTGAGCAATGTATTCTTTGGTTTTATACCGTTCAACATT GACAAAGACGACCCAGATAACCTCTACACAAGCCTTCAGCAGCCATCAAGTGATGTCTACCTGACCATCTCCTCGGTGCACCATcaacatcacaacaaaacaaattcagCCGGCGACAGTACAGCGACTGTCCATTTGGACCTGGATAAAGATGGGAGAGAGACTGATCACAATTGCAAAATCTATGAAAACAGCTAA
- the LOC122872375 gene encoding uncharacterized protein LOC122872375 isoform X2: MDQWKLWLVLLLLCLCFDCTEEILVKTIGSEPDVTPICTDATLSIITLIVCKISTERSRGAECRLLYQHGQDFVHECDSRFTLMTKNQTVFLHLTSLKPEDRGNYTCECSHARGTDTLYLSITVKGEASTFSTMTILISTSVIGSGTAFIIVTGFVIGLILRNSCCRDSTRSGPSGLSECQTSCSLDKDDPDNLYTSLQQPSSDVYLTISSVHHQHHNKTNSAGDSTATVHLDLDKDGRETDHNCKIYENS; encoded by the exons ATGGATCAATGGAAACTTTGGCTTGTCCTGCttctcctgtgtttgtgttttgactgTACTGAAG AGATTCTTGTGAAAACCATTGGGAGTGAACCAGATGTCACTCCAATATGCACCGATGCTACACTGAGTATCATCACACTGATAGTGTGTAAGATCAGCACAGAGAGGAGCCGGGGAGCAGAGTGTCGTCTGCTGTATCAACATGGACAGGACTTTGTGCACGAATGTGACTCCAGGTTCACACTTATGACAAAGAATCAGACTGTGTTTCTCCACCTGACCAGTTTAAAACCAGAGGACAGAGGGAACTACACCTGTGAGTGTTCACATGCTCGTGGAACAGATACTCTCTATCTCAGTATCACTGTGAAag GAGAGGCCAGCACTTTCAGCACTATGACAATACTCATTTCTACCTCTGTGATTGGTAGTGGTACTGCATTTATCATTGTAACTGGATTTGTCATTGGGCTTATCCTGAGAAACAGTTGTTGCAG AGACAGTACCAGGTCAGGACCATCTGGATTATCTGAATGTCAAACCTCCTGCTCTTTG GACAAAGACGACCCAGATAACCTCTACACAAGCCTTCAGCAGCCATCAAGTGATGTCTACCTGACCATCTCCTCGGTGCACCATcaacatcacaacaaaacaaattcagCCGGCGACAGTACAGCGACTGTCCATTTGGACCTGGATAAAGATGGGAGAGAGACTGATCACAATTGCAAAATCTATGAAAACAGCTAA
- the gemin8 gene encoding gem-associated protein 8 isoform X2, whose amino-acid sequence MEDISTVMSWFSSPVYSRYWQHYQQAMAWHQTHRRAYRKALEAAYGPGCRREPYPSSHRRYADWHAREWDGKDAEDGDEQSSSDSEIECDVSNMEISEELRQYFAQTEKHREELKKQQQMEAEQQDSYVPADQDLHGASWRRSSAAPPSERPGERRGAEMKKLYGEDAAKILAMEAAMQLTFDRNCDLKRPKYWPVIPLKL is encoded by the exons ATG GAGGACATTAGCACTGTGATGTCCTGGTTTTCCAGCCCCGTGTACAGCCGCTACTGGCAGCACTACCAGCAGGCGATGGCCTGGCACCAGACACACAGGCGTGCCTACCGAAAGGCCTTGGAGGCTGCCTACGGCCCTGGCTGCCGCCGGGAGCCATATCCCAGCAGCCACCGGCGCTATGCAGACTGGCACGCCAGAGAGTGGGACGGCAAAGACGCAGAGGATGGAGATGAGCAGAGCAGCTCGGACAGCGAGATCGAGTGCGACGTCAGCAACATGGAGATCAGCGAGGAACTTCGGCAGTACTTCGCCCAGACAGAGAAGCACAGAGAGGAACTGA agaagcagcagcagatggaggCCGAGCAGCAGGACAGCTACGTGCCGGCCGACCAGGACCTGCACGGCGCCTCCTGGCGGCGAAGCAGCGCAGCTCCTCCCTCCGAGAGACCTGGCGAGAGACGCGGGGCCGAGATGAAGAAGCTGTATGGCGAGGACGCGGCTAAGATCCTGGCCATGGAGGCAGCAATGCAGCTCACTTTCGACAGAAACTGTGACCTCAAACGGCCCAAGTACTGGCCCGTTATCCCACTGAAGCTCTGA
- the LOC122872375 gene encoding motile sperm domain-containing protein 2-like isoform X3 translates to MAAEMEPSTTDGEQDLATFCEEIPQSKMINQSLKCPVWQDVKPVLRLTTKNYGTPATSNGHQNIHVALLQVMASSRRLERKLDHCLWTQKVFIVLVMAMTALWGFTLYIHYSAGYFSWTTAKN, encoded by the exons ATGGCTGCTGAAATGGAGCCCAGTACCACTGATGGCGAGCAGGATCTGGCCACATTCTGCGAGGAGATCCCCCAGTCTAAAATGATAAACCAAAG TCTGAAGTGTCCCGTCTGGCAGGATGTAAAGCCCGTCCTTAGACTGACGACCAAAAACTACGGCACACCAGCGACCAGTAACGGTCACCAAAACATTCACGTAGCG CTCCTGCAGGTGATGGCCAGCAGCCGTCGACTGGAGCGGAAGTTGGATCACTGCCTTTGGACCCAGAAGGTTTTTATTGTCCTGGTGATGGCCATGACAGCTTTGTGGGGCTTCACTCTCTACATCCACTATTCAGCTGGCTATTTTAGCTGGACCACGGCTAAAAACTGA